Proteins found in one Odontesthes bonariensis isolate fOdoBon6 chromosome 11, fOdoBon6.hap1, whole genome shotgun sequence genomic segment:
- the stradb gene encoding STE20-related kinase adapter protein beta isoform X2 — protein sequence MSFLDCSCISHAQVQPMDIEECYEDTSHQFLSCDGSEYTLQGPAGGDDITGLSVEPAHYQLLSELGRGFNNLSQVKMARHIPTGQLVAVKQTNLDECTEEELLQIMNEVLLSRLFRHSNLLTSRLVFSSCCQLWVLTPLMAYGSADTLLRTYFPDGMSESLIAYLLYGVLKALEYLHRMGYVHRGLKASHILLSGEGRVYLSGLSSVYSMMRDGKKMRAVFDMPHHSPALLPWLSPELLRQDLHGYGVKSDIYSLGIVACELVSGRVPFADMPPTQMLLQKLRGSHCCLLDVAPFPLGELGGLKVSRSGVDSGIGESVATGSLTHSATAPPAERPQSPGPKNHSATLHNLVQLCLQQQPERRPSASELLSHAFFKQVKRHTRDSFLSLMYPAVPVTSPEDPPVSSPPTPSCHAPSPAAADPAETVWDF from the exons ATGTCTTTCTTG GACTGTTCCTGCATATCCCATGCTCAGGTCCAGCCCATGGACATAGAGGAGTGCTATGAGGACACCAGCCACCAGTTCCTG AGCTGTGACGGTTCTGAATACACTCTGCAAGGCCCAGCCGgtggtgatgacatcacagggCTGTCAGTTGAGCCAGCCCACTACCAGCTGCTGTCTGAGCTGG GGAGGGGCTTCAATAATCTGAGCCAGGTGAAGATGGCGCGCCACATCCCCACCGGCCAGCTGGTGGCCGTCAAACAAACCAACCTGGATGAGTGCACAGAGGAAGAGCTGCTGCAGATTATG AACGAGGTTCTGCTGTCCCGGCTCTTCCGTCACTCCAACCTGCTGACCTCTCGTCTGGTCTTCAGCTCCTGCTGCCAGCTGTGGGTTCTGACGCCACTCATGGCCTACG GCTCTGCAGACACCTTACTGAGAACATATTTCCCAGATGGAATGAGTGAATCCCTGATAGCTTACCTGCTGTACGGTGTGCTGAAAGCCTTGGAATACCTGCATCGGATGGGTTACGTTCACCG GGGGCTTAAGGCCAGTCACATCCTGCTGTCAGGGGAGGGGCGTGTCTACCTCTCAGGACTCAGCAGTGTTTACAGTATGATGCGCGATGGGAAGAAAATGAGGGCTGTGTTCGACATGCCCCACCACAGTCCAGCTCTGCTGCCGTGGCTCAGCCCAGAACTGCTGCGACAG GACCTGCACGGTTACGGAGTGAAGTCGGACATCTACAGTTTGGGTATAGTGGCCTGTGAGTTAGTCAGTGGTCGGGTGCCTTTTGCGGACATGCCACCCACTCAG ATGCTGCTTCAGAAGCTGCGCGGCTCCCACTGCTGCCTGCTGGACGTGGCTCCGTTCCCACTGGGGGAGCTGGGGGGGCTGAAGGTGTCGCGCTCGGGCGTGGACTCCGGCATCGGGGAGAGCGTGGCCACGGGGAGCCTGACGCACAGCGCCACCGCTCCCCCTGCTGAACGGCCTCAGAGCCCCGGACCCAAAAACCACTCGGCCACCCTGCACAACCTGGTCCAGCTgtgcctgcagcagcagcccGAGCGCAG ACCGTCGGCATCTGAACTGTTGAGCCACGCCTTCTTCAAACAG GTGAAGAGACACACCAGAGACTCCTTCCTCAGTCTCATGTACCCAGCAGTGCCCGTCACAAGCCCCGAAGACCCACCGGTGtccagcccccccaccccctcgtGCCACGCTCCATCACCAGCCGCCGCTGACCCTGCAGAGACCGTCTGGGACTTCTGA
- the stradb gene encoding STE20-related kinase adapter protein beta isoform X3 translates to MDIEECYEDTSHQFLSCDGSEYTLQGPAGGDDITGLSVEPAHYQLLSELGRGFNNLSQVKMARHIPTGQLVAVKQTNLDECTEEELLQIMNEVLLSRLFRHSNLLTSRLVFSSCCQLWVLTPLMAYGSADTLLRTYFPDGMSESLIAYLLYGVLKALEYLHRMGYVHRGLKASHILLSGEGRVYLSGLSSVYSMMRDGKKMRAVFDMPHHSPALLPWLSPELLRQQDLHGYGVKSDIYSLGIVACELVSGRVPFADMPPTQMLLQKLRGSHCCLLDVAPFPLGELGGLKVSRSGVDSGIGESVATGSLTHSATAPPAERPQSPGPKNHSATLHNLVQLCLQQQPERRPSASELLSHAFFKQVKRHTRDSFLSLMYPAVPVTSPEDPPVSSPPTPSCHAPSPAAADPAETVWDF, encoded by the exons ATGGACATAGAGGAGTGCTATGAGGACACCAGCCACCAGTTCCTG AGCTGTGACGGTTCTGAATACACTCTGCAAGGCCCAGCCGgtggtgatgacatcacagggCTGTCAGTTGAGCCAGCCCACTACCAGCTGCTGTCTGAGCTGG GGAGGGGCTTCAATAATCTGAGCCAGGTGAAGATGGCGCGCCACATCCCCACCGGCCAGCTGGTGGCCGTCAAACAAACCAACCTGGATGAGTGCACAGAGGAAGAGCTGCTGCAGATTATG AACGAGGTTCTGCTGTCCCGGCTCTTCCGTCACTCCAACCTGCTGACCTCTCGTCTGGTCTTCAGCTCCTGCTGCCAGCTGTGGGTTCTGACGCCACTCATGGCCTACG GCTCTGCAGACACCTTACTGAGAACATATTTCCCAGATGGAATGAGTGAATCCCTGATAGCTTACCTGCTGTACGGTGTGCTGAAAGCCTTGGAATACCTGCATCGGATGGGTTACGTTCACCG GGGGCTTAAGGCCAGTCACATCCTGCTGTCAGGGGAGGGGCGTGTCTACCTCTCAGGACTCAGCAGTGTTTACAGTATGATGCGCGATGGGAAGAAAATGAGGGCTGTGTTCGACATGCCCCACCACAGTCCAGCTCTGCTGCCGTGGCTCAGCCCAGAACTGCTGCGACAG CAGGACCTGCACGGTTACGGAGTGAAGTCGGACATCTACAGTTTGGGTATAGTGGCCTGTGAGTTAGTCAGTGGTCGGGTGCCTTTTGCGGACATGCCACCCACTCAG ATGCTGCTTCAGAAGCTGCGCGGCTCCCACTGCTGCCTGCTGGACGTGGCTCCGTTCCCACTGGGGGAGCTGGGGGGGCTGAAGGTGTCGCGCTCGGGCGTGGACTCCGGCATCGGGGAGAGCGTGGCCACGGGGAGCCTGACGCACAGCGCCACCGCTCCCCCTGCTGAACGGCCTCAGAGCCCCGGACCCAAAAACCACTCGGCCACCCTGCACAACCTGGTCCAGCTgtgcctgcagcagcagcccGAGCGCAG ACCGTCGGCATCTGAACTGTTGAGCCACGCCTTCTTCAAACAG GTGAAGAGACACACCAGAGACTCCTTCCTCAGTCTCATGTACCCAGCAGTGCCCGTCACAAGCCCCGAAGACCCACCGGTGtccagcccccccaccccctcgtGCCACGCTCCATCACCAGCCGCCGCTGACCCTGCAGAGACCGTCTGGGACTTCTGA
- the stradb gene encoding STE20-related kinase adapter protein beta isoform X1 → MSFLDCSCISHAQVQPMDIEECYEDTSHQFLSCDGSEYTLQGPAGGDDITGLSVEPAHYQLLSELGRGFNNLSQVKMARHIPTGQLVAVKQTNLDECTEEELLQIMNEVLLSRLFRHSNLLTSRLVFSSCCQLWVLTPLMAYGSADTLLRTYFPDGMSESLIAYLLYGVLKALEYLHRMGYVHRGLKASHILLSGEGRVYLSGLSSVYSMMRDGKKMRAVFDMPHHSPALLPWLSPELLRQQDLHGYGVKSDIYSLGIVACELVSGRVPFADMPPTQMLLQKLRGSHCCLLDVAPFPLGELGGLKVSRSGVDSGIGESVATGSLTHSATAPPAERPQSPGPKNHSATLHNLVQLCLQQQPERRPSASELLSHAFFKQVKRHTRDSFLSLMYPAVPVTSPEDPPVSSPPTPSCHAPSPAAADPAETVWDF, encoded by the exons ATGTCTTTCTTG GACTGTTCCTGCATATCCCATGCTCAGGTCCAGCCCATGGACATAGAGGAGTGCTATGAGGACACCAGCCACCAGTTCCTG AGCTGTGACGGTTCTGAATACACTCTGCAAGGCCCAGCCGgtggtgatgacatcacagggCTGTCAGTTGAGCCAGCCCACTACCAGCTGCTGTCTGAGCTGG GGAGGGGCTTCAATAATCTGAGCCAGGTGAAGATGGCGCGCCACATCCCCACCGGCCAGCTGGTGGCCGTCAAACAAACCAACCTGGATGAGTGCACAGAGGAAGAGCTGCTGCAGATTATG AACGAGGTTCTGCTGTCCCGGCTCTTCCGTCACTCCAACCTGCTGACCTCTCGTCTGGTCTTCAGCTCCTGCTGCCAGCTGTGGGTTCTGACGCCACTCATGGCCTACG GCTCTGCAGACACCTTACTGAGAACATATTTCCCAGATGGAATGAGTGAATCCCTGATAGCTTACCTGCTGTACGGTGTGCTGAAAGCCTTGGAATACCTGCATCGGATGGGTTACGTTCACCG GGGGCTTAAGGCCAGTCACATCCTGCTGTCAGGGGAGGGGCGTGTCTACCTCTCAGGACTCAGCAGTGTTTACAGTATGATGCGCGATGGGAAGAAAATGAGGGCTGTGTTCGACATGCCCCACCACAGTCCAGCTCTGCTGCCGTGGCTCAGCCCAGAACTGCTGCGACAG CAGGACCTGCACGGTTACGGAGTGAAGTCGGACATCTACAGTTTGGGTATAGTGGCCTGTGAGTTAGTCAGTGGTCGGGTGCCTTTTGCGGACATGCCACCCACTCAG ATGCTGCTTCAGAAGCTGCGCGGCTCCCACTGCTGCCTGCTGGACGTGGCTCCGTTCCCACTGGGGGAGCTGGGGGGGCTGAAGGTGTCGCGCTCGGGCGTGGACTCCGGCATCGGGGAGAGCGTGGCCACGGGGAGCCTGACGCACAGCGCCACCGCTCCCCCTGCTGAACGGCCTCAGAGCCCCGGACCCAAAAACCACTCGGCCACCCTGCACAACCTGGTCCAGCTgtgcctgcagcagcagcccGAGCGCAG ACCGTCGGCATCTGAACTGTTGAGCCACGCCTTCTTCAAACAG GTGAAGAGACACACCAGAGACTCCTTCCTCAGTCTCATGTACCCAGCAGTGCCCGTCACAAGCCCCGAAGACCCACCGGTGtccagcccccccaccccctcgtGCCACGCTCCATCACCAGCCGCCGCTGACCCTGCAGAGACCGTCTGGGACTTCTGA